In Pseudothermotoga hypogea DSM 11164 = NBRC 106472, the following are encoded in one genomic region:
- a CDS encoding MFS transporter, which translates to MSLYFASFIKSFSFLNFDMLLQLRMRELSIDLFSISFLSTITSAVGSLATPFWGALSDESKSRKKILLIAISIALSFLPGYTVAKRAAHFFFVAAIFTFFSSAFDPISMAIFVESSKINSNVVVSVVNAVNSFGMGMGRIVISPLLNFLSVVHVMLILFFVALTMLYFVQKTAVVPHHRYEIQRTNLQRVFSAITSKSVLKKKNLWAMYLGSFLRQLGIGGTFALIAVYLVEEVGMKKSAAILLASANPFMQVPSHFLAAWMMQKVPSKYIAAFGMLASGVGALLFIPADSTLTVLLAYAVSGLGFGAFINGATNFVIENVPTNRRAEFLGLLTSVRSFGSLFGPLLAGWLATFSFSLVFIAMGSIMILGSILTFVYCQR; encoded by the coding sequence CTGAGTCTCTATTTTGCTTCCTTCATAAAGAGTTTCAGCTTTCTGAATTTCGACATGTTGCTTCAGCTCAGGATGAGGGAGTTGTCGATAGACCTCTTCTCCATAAGTTTCCTCTCGACGATCACGAGCGCGGTTGGAAGCCTCGCAACTCCCTTTTGGGGAGCACTTAGCGACGAATCAAAGAGCAGAAAGAAAATCTTGTTGATAGCCATCTCGATCGCTCTCAGTTTCTTACCAGGTTACACCGTCGCGAAGCGGGCAGCACACTTCTTTTTCGTGGCTGCGATCTTCACTTTCTTTTCGAGCGCGTTCGACCCCATTTCGATGGCCATCTTCGTCGAGTCTTCGAAGATCAACAGCAACGTCGTTGTGAGCGTTGTCAACGCGGTGAACTCTTTTGGTATGGGTATGGGAAGGATCGTCATATCGCCGTTGTTGAATTTTCTTTCTGTGGTCCACGTGATGCTAATCTTGTTCTTCGTCGCACTGACGATGCTGTACTTCGTTCAGAAAACCGCGGTTGTACCACACCACAGGTACGAAATCCAAAGGACGAACCTTCAGAGAGTTTTCTCCGCGATAACTTCGAAGAGTGTTCTGAAGAAGAAGAACCTGTGGGCCATGTACCTCGGCTCGTTTTTGAGACAGCTGGGTATAGGCGGCACCTTCGCGCTGATAGCGGTCTACCTCGTTGAAGAGGTTGGCATGAAGAAGTCCGCGGCCATCCTGCTGGCCTCTGCCAATCCTTTCATGCAGGTGCCTTCACACTTCTTGGCAGCTTGGATGATGCAAAAAGTCCCGAGCAAGTACATCGCGGCCTTCGGGATGCTCGCATCCGGCGTTGGAGCACTGCTGTTCATACCAGCAGATTCAACGCTGACGGTCCTTCTGGCCTACGCGGTTTCGGGTCTTGGATTTGGAGCTTTCATCAACGGAGCGACGAACTTTGTCATAGAGAACGTGCCGACGAACAGACGGGCCGAGTTCCTCGGACTGTTGACTTCCGTCAGATCCTTCGGAAGCCTCTTTGGTCCACTGCTTGCGGGCTGGCTCGCAACCTTTTCCTTCTCGTTGGTCTTCATTGCGATGGGCTCGATCATGATCCTTGGTTCTATCCTGACGTTCGTTTACTGTCAGCGCTGA
- the guaA gene encoding glutamine-hydrolyzing GMP synthase — MKVLILDYGSQYTQLIARVVRELGYYSQVVQPDEDVDVSDIGALILSGGPASVYEPNAPRLPSWFEAYKGKVLGICYGMQLLAHEMGGKVEPGELAEYGRTEIVIVEDDPIFENVPRESTVWMSHSDVVKVLPKGFKVTAHSKNGMIVSASDRERFWLLQFHPEVRHTQFGRQMLQNFLSRICGLKPNWNLEDFITQKIEELRKELSGKKVIAALSGGVDSSVACVLVHRAIGTNLRCVFVDHGLLRKNEPEEVMDVFKNMLQLNVVKIDARERFLSKLKGVDDPEKKRKIIGEEFIRVFEQEAKSYGATHLVQGTIYSDVIESAKSGKKTAAIKSHHNVGGLPEKMDLKIVEPLRNLFKDEVRIVGEMLGIPRSVIHRQPFPGPGLAVRVIGPVDEEKLDILREADYILIETLRETGWYEKIWQAFAVLLPVRSVGVRGDRRAYDYVLAIRCVDSVEGMTADWSKIPHDVLDLISRRILNGVKGVGRVVYDISSKPPATIEWE, encoded by the coding sequence ATGAAGGTTCTCATACTCGACTACGGCTCACAGTACACACAGCTCATCGCGCGTGTCGTGAGGGAACTTGGTTATTACAGCCAAGTGGTCCAGCCCGACGAAGATGTGGACGTCTCGGACATCGGTGCCTTGATCCTTTCGGGTGGACCTGCGAGCGTGTACGAGCCAAACGCGCCGAGACTTCCAAGTTGGTTCGAAGCCTACAAGGGAAAAGTGCTCGGAATATGCTACGGCATGCAGCTTCTCGCGCACGAGATGGGTGGAAAGGTCGAACCTGGAGAGCTCGCAGAGTACGGTAGAACGGAGATCGTGATCGTTGAAGATGATCCCATCTTCGAGAACGTTCCCAGGGAAAGTACCGTTTGGATGAGCCATTCAGACGTCGTGAAAGTTCTACCGAAGGGCTTTAAGGTCACGGCCCATTCGAAGAACGGAATGATAGTGTCTGCGAGCGATCGTGAAAGATTTTGGCTTTTGCAGTTCCATCCAGAGGTTCGCCACACACAGTTTGGAAGACAGATGCTGCAGAACTTTCTGAGCAGGATATGCGGTTTGAAACCGAACTGGAACTTGGAAGATTTCATCACACAAAAGATCGAAGAACTCAGAAAAGAATTGAGCGGTAAGAAGGTGATCGCCGCGCTCTCGGGTGGTGTGGATTCTTCAGTCGCGTGCGTCTTGGTGCACAGGGCGATCGGTACAAATCTGCGTTGCGTGTTCGTCGATCATGGCCTGTTGAGAAAGAACGAACCAGAAGAAGTGATGGATGTTTTCAAGAACATGCTGCAGTTGAACGTTGTGAAGATAGACGCGCGCGAGAGATTTTTGAGCAAACTGAAGGGTGTGGACGATCCAGAGAAGAAGAGGAAGATCATCGGAGAGGAGTTCATAAGAGTCTTCGAGCAAGAAGCGAAGAGTTACGGTGCGACGCACCTGGTTCAGGGCACGATCTATTCGGATGTGATAGAGAGTGCAAAGTCTGGCAAGAAAACGGCGGCGATAAAGAGCCATCACAACGTTGGAGGACTTCCAGAGAAGATGGATCTGAAGATAGTCGAGCCATTGAGGAACTTGTTCAAAGACGAAGTCAGGATCGTCGGAGAAATGCTCGGTATACCCAGGAGCGTGATCCACAGACAACCCTTCCCAGGCCCAGGTCTGGCTGTGCGCGTGATCGGGCCGGTGGACGAAGAGAAACTCGACATCCTCAGAGAGGCAGACTACATACTGATCGAAACGCTCAGAGAAACAGGATGGTACGAAAAGATCTGGCAAGCCTTCGCCGTACTTTTGCCGGTGAGGTCCGTGGGAGTGAGGGGAGATAGAAGGGCCTACGATTACGTGTTGGCGATAAGGTGTGTCGACAGCGTCGAGGGCATGACGGCCGATTGGTCGAAGATTCCACACGACGTGTTAGACTTGATATCGCGCAGGATTCTGAACGGCGTCAAAGGAGTCGGGAGGGTAGTGTACGACATCAGCTCAAAGCCACCGGCGACCATCGAGTGGGAATAG
- the kce gene encoding 3-keto-5-aminohexanoate cleavage enzyme: protein MEKLIITVAVCGAEVTRKDTPYIPISPEEIAQQTYEAYLAGASIVHLHVRDENGNPTQDPQIFKRTVQLIRQKCPDIIVQVSTGGAVWMTPEERLQSLEADPDMATLTTGTVNFGNDVFFNSMPMIEKFALAMKEKGIMPEFECFDLGHINNALTLVKKNLVQGHLHFDFVMGVPGGIAANARNLVTMVDSLPPGATWSVAGIGRHEFAMAALAIVMGGHVRVGMEDNIYIEKGVLAKSNAELVQKVVRLARELGRPIATPKEAREILQLGERRK from the coding sequence ATGGAAAAGTTGATCATAACCGTCGCCGTTTGTGGCGCTGAGGTCACGAGGAAAGACACCCCTTACATCCCGATCAGCCCAGAAGAAATCGCTCAGCAAACCTACGAAGCTTACCTCGCGGGTGCATCCATAGTTCATCTGCATGTGAGAGACGAAAACGGCAATCCAACACAGGACCCGCAGATTTTCAAAAGAACGGTTCAATTGATAAGACAAAAGTGTCCCGACATCATCGTGCAGGTTTCCACCGGTGGGGCTGTGTGGATGACTCCGGAAGAGAGGCTCCAATCGCTCGAGGCCGATCCGGACATGGCCACGCTCACCACGGGCACGGTGAACTTCGGAAACGACGTGTTCTTCAACAGCATGCCTATGATAGAAAAGTTCGCCTTGGCCATGAAAGAGAAGGGTATCATGCCGGAGTTCGAGTGCTTCGATCTGGGACACATAAACAACGCCCTGACTTTGGTGAAGAAGAATCTGGTTCAAGGGCATCTTCACTTCGATTTCGTCATGGGAGTTCCGGGCGGTATAGCGGCGAACGCGAGAAATCTGGTCACGATGGTGGACAGCCTTCCTCCCGGTGCGACGTGGTCTGTGGCTGGGATAGGTAGACACGAGTTCGCCATGGCTGCTCTGGCAATCGTCATGGGAGGACACGTGAGAGTTGGCATGGAGGACAACATCTACATAGAGAAGGGTGTGCTTGCGAAGTCGAACGCCGAGCTGGTCCAAAAGGTCGTGAGGTTGGCCAGAGAACTCGGCAGGCCGATCGCCACGCCGAAAGAGGCCAGAGAAATTCTACAGCTCGGGGAGAGAAGAAAATGA
- the kal gene encoding 3-aminobutyryl-CoA ammonia lyase, with protein sequence MKAMLRLRVSEHDAHYAGGLVDGAKILQLMGDVATELLIRHDGDEGLLRAYETVEFLKPVFAGDFLEVYGEIVEVGNTSRKMKFEVYKVISNAQIPEQPSACDVLDPPVLVAKAVAVCVVPKDKQRRSQGWKS encoded by the coding sequence ATGAAAGCGATGTTGAGGTTGAGAGTGAGTGAGCACGATGCGCACTACGCCGGTGGATTGGTCGACGGTGCCAAGATACTGCAACTCATGGGCGATGTGGCTACAGAACTTTTGATCAGACACGACGGTGACGAAGGTTTGTTGAGGGCGTACGAGACCGTCGAGTTCTTGAAACCCGTCTTCGCAGGAGATTTTCTCGAAGTTTATGGTGAAATCGTCGAGGTTGGCAACACCTCCAGAAAGATGAAGTTCGAGGTGTACAAAGTGATCAGCAACGCGCAGATTCCAGAACAACCTTCCGCTTGCGACGTGCTCGATCCACCCGTGCTCGTCGCGAAGGCCGTCGCAGTCTGCGTGGTCCCCAAGGACAAACAGAGGAGGTCACAAGGATGGAAAAGTTGA
- a CDS encoding HD domain-containing phosphohydrolase, translated as MRKLITLFCLLLVTICLSQQVKFVSGDFYPPFIYRNERGEVVGISVDILRAIEKVSELRFDVELLPFSEALRFVESGQADMINLIFKTPERERVFLFSKPILRIQSLVWVRKDLKVKDFKDLTAFVVGVVEGDANEALLRAKNPSIVFRRFADLDQLVQAVERGEIDVFLMEDLTASYYLIKHDLYHLFESLPPISVEWAYFAFTKLKPQLAEQFNAALDRLPRGEIDRVINLFVKPKFFFPIWLRWLILSGSLATFLFFVVLLLINKRLARLVEQRTEELKKKHEELQTSYEELDAMNQELRANNEELEAMNQELENLNKMLEEKTEQAERFQMAFQDVLDLTNKLTYETLQEKEFLLQILTVFKSYLPKQDFAGVILRSSQPGRITFITSNREPVVRRIEVLHDFGSARSQDELLRIIGQVCDEKDLTGLEFVPIRSQEVTHGVLFYKTEALSAVERQYIDKFSNFLATLLSLRSYVREQGLFQRRLLSVVVKALEYYDYYTRGHSENVARYATLFAEKLGLDRNTIRRLFWVGMVHDVGKIFVPQHILNKNGFLTSEEYELVKIHPLKSFELLNEAGLEDIARIARHHHERYDGKGYPDGLSGENIPFESRILSIADAFDAMTTDRPYKRGMDLTNAIVEIERHSGTQFDPYLAKRFVEFLKEGTEIFVKRGGSQ; from the coding sequence GTGAGGAAGCTAATAACTTTGTTTTGTCTGTTGTTGGTAACGATCTGTCTTTCTCAGCAAGTCAAGTTCGTCAGCGGTGATTTCTATCCACCTTTCATCTACAGAAACGAGCGCGGAGAAGTGGTGGGCATCTCCGTAGACATACTGAGAGCGATCGAGAAGGTTTCCGAACTGAGGTTCGACGTTGAACTTCTTCCGTTTTCAGAAGCCTTGCGCTTTGTTGAGAGTGGCCAAGCCGATATGATCAATTTGATCTTTAAAACCCCTGAGAGAGAAAGAGTGTTCTTGTTCTCAAAGCCGATTCTGAGAATCCAAAGCTTGGTGTGGGTGAGAAAGGATCTGAAGGTGAAAGATTTCAAAGACCTCACGGCGTTCGTGGTGGGGGTTGTCGAAGGCGATGCGAACGAAGCGTTGCTCAGAGCGAAGAATCCCTCGATCGTGTTCAGAAGATTCGCTGATCTCGATCAGCTCGTTCAAGCCGTCGAAAGAGGAGAGATCGATGTCTTTCTCATGGAAGATTTGACGGCAAGTTATTATCTGATAAAACACGATCTGTACCATCTTTTTGAAAGTCTTCCTCCAATCTCCGTCGAGTGGGCGTACTTCGCGTTTACAAAGTTGAAGCCACAGCTCGCGGAACAGTTCAACGCGGCTTTGGATCGCTTGCCGAGAGGAGAAATCGATAGGGTCATCAACCTCTTTGTGAAACCGAAATTTTTCTTTCCCATCTGGTTGCGTTGGTTGATACTCTCTGGATCTTTGGCGACTTTTCTGTTCTTCGTTGTCTTACTTCTCATCAACAAACGTCTCGCGCGTTTGGTGGAACAGCGCACCGAGGAGTTGAAAAAGAAGCACGAAGAACTTCAAACTTCTTATGAAGAACTCGATGCGATGAACCAGGAACTCAGGGCGAACAACGAAGAACTCGAAGCGATGAACCAAGAGTTGGAAAATCTCAACAAGATGCTCGAGGAAAAGACGGAACAAGCTGAGCGTTTTCAGATGGCTTTTCAGGACGTTCTGGATTTGACGAACAAACTGACTTACGAAACTCTGCAAGAAAAGGAGTTCCTTTTGCAGATCTTGACAGTTTTCAAGAGCTACTTGCCGAAGCAAGATTTCGCTGGTGTCATTCTAAGATCGAGTCAACCTGGTAGGATCACTTTTATAACGAGCAATAGAGAGCCTGTGGTTCGAAGAATTGAAGTGCTTCACGACTTTGGTTCGGCACGAAGCCAAGATGAGCTTTTGAGGATCATTGGCCAAGTTTGTGATGAAAAAGATCTAACTGGCTTAGAATTCGTTCCGATACGTTCTCAAGAGGTCACTCATGGTGTACTTTTCTATAAAACCGAAGCTTTGAGCGCGGTCGAGAGACAGTACATTGACAAATTCTCAAACTTCTTGGCCACGTTGCTTTCTCTAAGAAGCTATGTGAGAGAACAAGGATTGTTCCAAAGGAGGCTTTTGAGTGTCGTCGTCAAGGCGCTCGAGTACTACGACTACTACACCAGGGGACATTCTGAAAACGTCGCACGCTACGCCACACTCTTTGCAGAAAAGCTCGGACTCGATCGTAACACGATCAGGCGATTGTTTTGGGTTGGCATGGTGCACGATGTGGGCAAGATCTTCGTGCCACAGCACATCCTGAACAAGAACGGATTTCTCACGAGTGAAGAGTACGAGCTGGTCAAGATACATCCTCTGAAGAGTTTCGAGTTGCTCAACGAAGCTGGATTGGAAGACATAGCACGGATCGCGAGGCATCATCATGAGCGTTACGACGGCAAAGGCTATCCTGATGGATTGTCTGGCGAAAACATTCCGTTCGAATCGAGGATCTTGAGTATCGCGGACGCCTTCGATGCGATGACCACCGACAGACCTTACAAGAGGGGTATGGACCTGACAAATGCCATCGTTGAGATCGAACGCCACAGTGGCACTCAGTTCGATCCGTACTTGGCGAAGAGGTTCGTGGAATTCCTTAAGGAAGGTACTGAAATTTTCGTCAAGAGAGGTGGTTCTCAATGA
- a CDS encoding cytochrome c biogenesis CcdA family protein, with the protein MAITVTQVDIWTALVHGLISFLSPCALPLLPSFLALLLYDKGKVAFLRIAGFFLGLSGTFSALGALSGSLGSFLDKNLLRYVSGTLIIVMGVLFLLQVQLFKPRAVKLNKFTAGGVLSGVGLGLGVGLVWIPCASPVLASILAIAATKGTALKGAMLLFIYSLGISIPFLTIGGVVSKLLTKVSFGTPLWERILKYGTSALLFLIGFLIISGKAFV; encoded by the coding sequence ATGGCTATAACTGTCACACAGGTCGACATCTGGACGGCGCTCGTGCATGGTTTGATCTCTTTCTTGAGCCCGTGCGCCCTGCCATTGTTACCTTCTTTCTTGGCGCTACTCTTGTACGATAAAGGTAAAGTTGCTTTCCTCAGGATAGCTGGCTTCTTTTTGGGACTGTCTGGGACCTTCTCGGCTCTGGGTGCCCTGTCGGGTAGCCTTGGCAGTTTTCTGGACAAGAATCTGCTTCGGTACGTGTCCGGCACTTTGATCATCGTCATGGGTGTGTTGTTCCTTCTGCAGGTGCAACTGTTCAAGCCCAGGGCTGTGAAACTCAACAAGTTCACGGCGGGTGGAGTTCTGTCCGGTGTTGGATTGGGACTCGGTGTGGGTCTGGTTTGGATTCCATGCGCCAGTCCGGTGCTGGCATCCATCTTGGCGATCGCCGCCACGAAGGGAACCGCGTTGAAAGGAGCCATGCTACTCTTCATCTATTCGCTGGGTATATCCATACCGTTCTTGACGATCGGTGGAGTCGTGTCGAAGTTGCTCACCAAGGTGAGCTTTGGAACGCCACTTTGGGAAAGGATCTTGAAGTACGGAACGAGTGCTTTACTTTTTCTCATAGGATTTTTGATCATCAGCGGAAAAGCCTTCGTTTGA
- a CDS encoding thioredoxin family protein, with translation MKKFLSIALTVFALVGFTQSILLNDVDIAVKLARIEQKKLAIVFTTQTCPYCVKLKNETLTDRTVKELIMANFIFVEAMYDTSRSTEAFGQRMSYAQLFNYFNVSGVPTTWFFSSEATPLVYLPGYAPASTFAQILRYVYQEIKEDFSQYAKKKDNFVGERKLLRVTQEEANFVLQNDPNALFVASAVEKPDIFKVYVTKDEQIANKLNELGVFRVLLVTD, from the coding sequence ATGAAAAAGTTCTTGTCTATCGCGCTCACAGTCTTTGCATTGGTTGGATTCACCCAGAGCATTCTTTTGAACGACGTGGACATCGCGGTAAAACTTGCCAGGATCGAGCAGAAAAAACTCGCCATCGTCTTCACAACGCAAACTTGTCCATACTGCGTCAAGCTCAAGAACGAAACGCTCACGGACCGAACGGTGAAAGAACTCATCATGGCGAACTTCATTTTCGTCGAAGCGATGTACGACACAAGCAGGTCAACAGAAGCCTTTGGACAGAGGATGAGCTACGCTCAACTGTTCAACTATTTCAACGTCAGTGGTGTGCCGACCACATGGTTCTTCAGCAGTGAGGCAACTCCTTTAGTATACCTGCCAGGCTACGCTCCGGCAAGCACGTTCGCTCAGATTCTGAGGTACGTCTATCAGGAGATCAAGGAAGATTTTTCTCAGTACGCGAAGAAAAAGGACAACTTCGTGGGTGAGAGAAAGCTTCTGCGTGTGACACAAGAGGAAGCGAACTTTGTGCTTCAGAACGATCCGAACGCGTTGTTCGTCGCTTCAGCTGTGGAAAAGCCCGATATTTTCAAGGTGTACGTTACCAAAGATGAACAGATCGCGAACAAACTGAACGAACTTGGAGTCTTTCGTGTGCTCTTGGTCACTGATTGA
- a CDS encoding SRPBCC family protein, which translates to MLQTVKMHFVEHFNVSVEKLWHLFVNPNGWDPWFTDGMSMETFEGGHIRFRWKRITADEVVEDRGVVIFVETFKVFEFWWYEYEDGFRSRVKMTFVPHGKNESWLKIEDSVLVDGEKELSIALGCAYGWGQMLCLAKAYVERGLILI; encoded by the coding sequence ATGCTTCAAACGGTGAAAATGCACTTCGTGGAACATTTCAACGTTTCGGTGGAAAAGTTGTGGCACCTCTTTGTGAATCCCAACGGCTGGGATCCGTGGTTCACCGACGGTATGAGCATGGAAACCTTCGAAGGTGGTCACATTCGGTTCCGTTGGAAGCGAATCACGGCGGACGAAGTTGTGGAAGATCGTGGTGTAGTGATCTTCGTGGAAACCTTCAAGGTCTTCGAGTTTTGGTGGTACGAATACGAAGATGGTTTCAGATCGAGGGTAAAGATGACATTTGTACCGCACGGAAAGAACGAATCTTGGTTGAAGATAGAAGATTCCGTGCTCGTCGACGGTGAAAAGGAATTATCGATCGCGCTTGGTTGTGCGTACGGCTGGGGTCAGATGCTGTGTCTCGCGAAAGCCTACGTAGAGCGTGGCTTAATTCTCATTTAA
- a CDS encoding FmdB family zinc ribbon protein — protein MPFYRYVCETCGSEKRVLHGMNENPTILCECGSQMKRSIGRVAVVFKGSGFYVTDNKKNENKKQEKSEEAA, from the coding sequence ATGCCCTTCTACAGGTATGTTTGTGAAACATGCGGTTCTGAAAAGCGCGTCCTCCATGGAATGAACGAAAATCCGACGATCCTCTGTGAGTGTGGTTCACAAATGAAACGCTCCATTGGCAGAGTGGCCGTGGTGTTCAAAGGTAGCGGTTTCTACGTGACGGACAACAAGAAGAACGAAAACAAAAAACAGGAGAAGAGCGAAGAAGCTGCGTGA
- the mce gene encoding methylmalonyl-CoA epimerase — MQVHRIDHVGIVVRNASERLRFYSDFLGLKSVHTEELPERGIRIYMIEVGESKIELLEPMNEQSEINKFLESKGEGIHHIAFNVTGIDEAVEMAKKNGFQPLSDAPRPGAGGTRVLFLHPKSVGGVLVELVEGHH; from the coding sequence GTGCAGGTTCATAGGATAGATCACGTCGGCATAGTGGTGAGAAACGCTTCGGAAAGACTGAGGTTTTACTCAGACTTTCTCGGTTTGAAATCAGTGCACACCGAAGAACTCCCAGAGCGTGGTATTCGCATCTACATGATAGAAGTTGGTGAAAGCAAGATCGAGCTGCTCGAACCGATGAACGAGCAATCTGAGATCAACAAGTTCTTGGAGAGCAAGGGTGAGGGCATCCATCACATCGCCTTCAACGTGACGGGAATAGATGAAGCCGTTGAAATGGCGAAGAAAAACGGTTTTCAACCACTTTCGGATGCCCCAAGACCCGGTGCGGGAGGAACGCGCGTGCTGTTCTTACATCCGAAATCCGTCGGTGGGGTTCTGGTCGAACTGGTGGAAGGTCATCACTGA